In the genome of Natronorubrum daqingense, the window CGAGGAGCACGACCCACGGGACGAGCCACGACCAACCCGTGCCGGTCGTCCCGTTCCAGGTACCCATGTGCCCGAAGCCGGTCAGTGGCATCATGAAGACCATCATGAGCATCGGAAGGAGTACCGTGACGAGCACGACCGCTACGATGATGAACAGGAGCGTTCGTCCGAGGGAATCGTCGGTCGACATACATGCTAGTTATTGACCACCATGCTTAGTGGTTAGCTCCACTTCCCACAACACTGGAACACCCGAAATATCGAGGGCGGTGGCGAACGACGTTCGACTCGAGAGCCGTGATCGCACCCGACTTTCGCCGAATGAGTTTGGAAACATCGAACCGAACGCCTCGAGCTTTACTTTCGAAAGCTGGCTCGAGAGTAATTCATGGTTTCTGAGTCACAATTCGCTTGAACGTGCACCACGTATTCCTCTCTAATGAGTACGAGACGAGCGCACCTCGAGATCACCGGCATGTCCTGTTCGACGTGTTCGGGGACCGTCGAGGACGCGGTGAGGGAGCTTGAAGGAGTCGAGTCGGCGAGCGCGAACTACGCGACCGACGAGGGGACGGTCGCGTACGATCCCGACGCGGTCTCGCTGGCCGACATTTACGACGCGATCGAGGACGCCGGCTACGAGGCCGCGTCGGTCTCCGAGTCGATTACGGTGATGGGCATGTCGTGTTCGACGTGCTCGGGGACCGTCGCGGATGCCGTTACCGACCTCCCGGGCGTGATCCGGGCCGACGTGAACTTCGCGTCGGACGAGGCCCGCGTCGAGTACAACCCGAACGACGTCTCGCTGGGCGAGATCCGCGCGGCCATCGAGGACTCGGGCTACGACCCCGTCCGCGAGGAGCGAGACGCCGACGACGAGACGCAGGGCTCGAGTCAGCGCGAACGCGCCGTCGAGAAAGAGCTTCGCCGCCAGCGCAACCTGGTCGTCGGCGGTGGTCTCCTGACGCTCGCGTTCGTCCCGATGATGGTCGAGATGCTGTTCGATCTCGCGGGGCTCACCTCGCCGATTCCGATGGCGCTCGCCCACCCGCCGGGCTGGCTCGAGTTCGTCCTCGCGACGGTGTTGATGGCTACGCTCGGCCGAGAGTTCGTCGTCGGCGCGTGGCGCGCGTTCTCCAATAATCGACGAGCGAACATGGACACGCTCGTCGCCGTCGGCACCTCGGCGGGCTACGTCTACAGTACGGCGGTCCTCGTCGGTGCCGTTACCGGCGGACTCTACTTCGAGGCCGTCGCGTTCATCCTCTGGTTCATCACGCTCGGCAACTGGCTCGAGGTGCGCTCGAAGGCGCGGGCCGGAAACGCCCTGCGAGAGCTGCTACAGATGGAAGCCGACGAGGCGACCGTCGTGGAGGAGGGAGAAGAGCGGCAGGTGCCACTCGAGGACGTGAACCCCGGCGACGTGATGAAGGTCCGTCCGGGCGAGCGAATCCCGACTGACGGCGTGGTCGTCGACGGCCAGAGCGCGGTCGACGAGTCCATGCTGACCGGCGAGTCCGTGCCCGTCGAGAAGGGCGAGGGCGACGAGGTCGTCGGCTCGACGATCAACGAGAACGGCGTCCTCCTCGTGGAGGCGACGAAGGTGGGCTCCGAGACGGCGATTCAGCAGATCGTCGACCGCGTCAAGGAGGCCCAGTCGCGCCAGCCCGAAATTCAGCGGCTGGTCGATCAGGTTAGCGCGTACTTCGTCCCCGCGGTGATCGTCAACGCCGCGTTCTGGGCGCTGCTCTGGTTCGTCTTCCCCGAAACGCTCTACAGCGCGTCGTCGGCGCTTGGCTCGTGGATTCCGATCCTCGAGCCCGTCGGCGGCGGCCCCGAAGTCGCCGTTCCCGGCGCTGGGGTCGGCGTGCCGGTGCTCGAGTTCTCCGTGGTCGTCCTCGCCTCGGCGTTGTTGATCGCCTGTCCCTGCGCGCTGGGGCTCGCGACGCCCGCCGCGACGATGGTCGGCTCGACGCTCTCGGCGACCAACGGCGTCCTGTTCAAGGGCGGCGACGTCCTCGAGCAGGTTCGGGGCATCGACACCGTCGTCTTCGACAAGACGGGGACGCTAACTCACGGCGAGATGGTCCTGACGGACGTCGAACTCGTGGGTGAGCGGGCGGCCCCAGATGGCGGGACGGCGGCTGACGACGATACTGCGGCCGACGGTGGTGCGCTTGCCGCGCCGGACGAACGCGATGGGGACCTCGAGTCGTACGTCTTAGGCGCGGCCGCGACGGCCGAATCCGGCTCCGAACACCCGATCGCGCGAGCGATCGTCGATGCGGCCGACGAACGCGGCGTCGCCGTCGGCGAGGTCAGCGAGTTCGAGAACGTCCCCGGTCACGGCATTCGCGCCGAGACCGACCGCGGCAGCGTGTTGGTCGGACGGCGCAAACTGCTCGAGGACGCGGGTATCGACACCGAACCCGCCGAGGAGACGCTGACGCGACTCGAGCGCGAGGGGAAGACGGCGATGCCGGTCGCAATCGACGGTCGGTTGTTGGGCGTGCTCGCGGTGGCTGACGAGGTTCGCGAGAGTGCGACCCAGACCGTCAGCGCGCTTCGAGAGCGTGGCACTGAGGTCGTGATGCTCACCGGCGACAACGAGTTGACCGCTCGAGCGGTGGCCCAGGCGGTCGGCATCGATCCCGAGAACGTCCGCGCGGAGGTGCTCCCGGAGGACAAAGCCGACCACGTCGAGGAGCTACAGGCTGGCGACGAGGGCTCGAGCGTCATGATGGTCGGCGACGGCGTCAACGACGCCCCCGCG includes:
- a CDS encoding SHOCT domain-containing protein, translating into MSTDDSLGRTLLFIIVAVVLVTVLLPMLMMVFMMPLTGFGHMGTWNGTTGTGWSWLVPWVVLLGLVLGVGYVLARTLRAASANRPDPALEELRRAYARGDLSSEEFDERRERLEQGRDRR
- a CDS encoding heavy metal translocating P-type ATPase, which codes for MSTRRAHLEITGMSCSTCSGTVEDAVRELEGVESASANYATDEGTVAYDPDAVSLADIYDAIEDAGYEAASVSESITVMGMSCSTCSGTVADAVTDLPGVIRADVNFASDEARVEYNPNDVSLGEIRAAIEDSGYDPVREERDADDETQGSSQRERAVEKELRRQRNLVVGGGLLTLAFVPMMVEMLFDLAGLTSPIPMALAHPPGWLEFVLATVLMATLGREFVVGAWRAFSNNRRANMDTLVAVGTSAGYVYSTAVLVGAVTGGLYFEAVAFILWFITLGNWLEVRSKARAGNALRELLQMEADEATVVEEGEERQVPLEDVNPGDVMKVRPGERIPTDGVVVDGQSAVDESMLTGESVPVEKGEGDEVVGSTINENGVLLVEATKVGSETAIQQIVDRVKEAQSRQPEIQRLVDQVSAYFVPAVIVNAAFWALLWFVFPETLYSASSALGSWIPILEPVGGGPEVAVPGAGVGVPVLEFSVVVLASALLIACPCALGLATPAATMVGSTLSATNGVLFKGGDVLEQVRGIDTVVFDKTGTLTHGEMVLTDVELVGERAAPDGGTAADDDTAADGGALAAPDERDGDLESYVLGAAATAESGSEHPIARAIVDAADERGVAVGEVSEFENVPGHGIRAETDRGSVLVGRRKLLEDAGIDTEPAEETLTRLEREGKTAMPVAIDGRLLGVLAVADEVRESATQTVSALRERGTEVVMLTGDNELTARAVAQAVGIDPENVRAEVLPEDKADHVEELQAGDEGSSVMMVGDGVNDAPALTTAQVGVAIGSGTDVAIESADVTLMRDDPADVLKAVRISEATISKVRQNLFWAFAYNTTLIPIASLGLLNPALAGLAMAASSVSVMANSLSFATYDPHEDYRLAVLRPLEWIRG